One segment of Neobacillus endophyticus DNA contains the following:
- a CDS encoding DUF3147 family protein, whose protein sequence is MIHLSVIALLIRFLLGGVAVVACTIVAKKSGEKVGGIFAAFPAVYLAALLTIGIDFHGGKLVSQSIILSKGAFFGMAINIFVAILAGWLLPKIGWKKGIINAMVCWFIVSIVVVYVTTYLH, encoded by the coding sequence CTATTGGGGGGGGTGGCAGTAGTTGCCTGTACCATTGTGGCAAAAAAATCCGGAGAAAAAGTAGGGGGGATTTTTGCTGCATTCCCAGCTGTTTACCTTGCTGCACTCCTGACGATCGGTATTGATTTTCATGGCGGAAAATTGGTATCTCAGTCCATTATTCTTTCCAAAGGTGCTTTTTTTGGAATGGCCATAAATATTTTTGTGGCCATACTAGCAGGCTGGCTTCTACCAAAGATTGGCTGGAAAAAAGGAATTATCAATGCAATGGTTTGCTGGTTTATTGTTTCAATTGTCGTAGTATATGTCACAACATATTTACATTAG
- a CDS encoding DUF3147 family protein — MNKQDLFMRFVLGGTAVSLSYIITVFSPWKILAGIFAAFPAVMLTAIIMVGIASGTKKATNIAKGSVYGMIGGIVCVTTVLLSLKETENWILSISTGLVLWLLSSIAISNLKDRAGRKALGHIKKIGNFQ, encoded by the coding sequence ATGAATAAACAGGACTTATTTATGCGTTTTGTTCTTGGTGGTACCGCTGTTTCACTAAGTTATATTATCACTGTTTTTTCTCCTTGGAAGATTCTTGCAGGCATTTTTGCAGCCTTTCCAGCTGTTATGCTGACAGCCATTATTATGGTAGGTATTGCTTCTGGTACAAAAAAGGCAACCAATATTGCTAAGGGATCTGTATATGGAATGATTGGCGGAATTGTTTGCGTCACAACGGTTTTATTATCTCTAAAAGAAACCGAGAATTGGATACTAAGTATTTCAACAGGGCTGGTTTTGTGGCTTTTAAGTTCTATTGCCATTTCAAATTTGAAGGATCGAGCTGGTAGAAAAGCCCTAGGGCACATTAAAAAAATAGGCAATTTTCAATGA
- a CDS encoding acyl-CoA dehydrogenase family protein — translation MDLRLSDEQKMVQQTIRKFVEKELMPLENEVLRNEREGKPSLPPGKLRDLQFKAKEAGFWGINTPEEYGGANLGQMMMAIVLMEVSKTFVPFSFGGSADNILYYGNEEQKKKYLIPTINGEKKSCFAMTEPGAGSDTQNIKMTAVKDGNDWVLNGEKTFITGGNEADFVMAMAITDKEMHQNTKGRDGVTCFIVDRDMGWKSEFIHTMGEWGPAGLVFDNVRVPEENILGELHKGYNLGLEWIGFARWVVGARAVGTAERLLQMAIDYAKERVTFGKPIAERQAIQWMIADSAVEIEAAKWLVLNAAWTLDNGEDNRHLASMAKLYGANMGNRVVDRVMQIHGGMGYTRELPIERWYREARLWRIYDGTDEIQRMIISRNLIKGHVKIGQYV, via the coding sequence ATGGATTTGCGTTTATCAGATGAGCAAAAAATGGTGCAGCAAACCATTAGAAAGTTTGTAGAGAAGGAACTTATGCCACTTGAAAACGAGGTTCTAAGAAATGAGCGGGAAGGAAAACCAAGTCTACCTCCAGGAAAATTGAGAGACCTGCAATTTAAAGCAAAAGAGGCGGGTTTCTGGGGAATTAATACACCGGAAGAATATGGCGGAGCCAATCTTGGACAAATGATGATGGCAATTGTTCTTATGGAAGTTTCAAAAACATTTGTTCCGTTCTCATTTGGCGGTTCTGCAGATAACATTCTGTATTATGGAAATGAAGAACAAAAGAAAAAATATTTAATTCCAACTATTAATGGGGAAAAGAAATCATGCTTTGCGATGACTGAGCCTGGTGCCGGATCAGATACACAAAATATTAAGATGACCGCTGTCAAAGATGGTAACGATTGGGTTCTTAATGGTGAAAAAACTTTCATTACTGGTGGAAACGAAGCCGATTTCGTAATGGCAATGGCGATAACTGATAAAGAAATGCATCAAAATACAAAAGGGCGCGATGGGGTAACATGTTTCATTGTCGATCGCGATATGGGCTGGAAATCAGAGTTCATACATACAATGGGAGAATGGGGTCCAGCCGGATTAGTATTTGATAATGTCCGTGTTCCAGAGGAAAATATCCTTGGCGAATTACACAAAGGTTACAATCTTGGCTTGGAATGGATTGGGTTTGCTAGATGGGTTGTTGGAGCAAGAGCTGTCGGAACGGCAGAAAGGTTATTGCAAATGGCCATTGACTATGCAAAAGAACGTGTTACCTTTGGGAAACCAATTGCAGAACGTCAAGCCATTCAATGGATGATTGCTGATTCTGCAGTAGAAATTGAAGCAGCGAAATGGTTAGTGCTAAATGCCGCATGGACGCTTGATAACGGTGAAGACAACCGCCACCTAGCTTCGATGGCAAAATTATATGGAGCTAATATGGGGAACAGAGTAGTAGATCGAGTCATGCAAATCCATGGTGGGATGGGTTACACAAGGGAACTCCCAATTGAGCGTTGGTACCGAGAAGCTCGACTATGGAGAATTTACGATGGAACAGATGAAATTCAGCGCATGATTATTTCTCGTAACTTAATTAAGGGACATGTAAAAATTGGGCAGTATGTCTAA
- a CDS encoding beta-ketoacyl-ACP reductase, with protein MAGRFAGKVAFVTGGSRGIGKGIVELFAEEGAKVAIIDLNEEALSATANELREKGHEVYAKVANVVDAEQVESVMKEVYDSFGSIDVLVNNAGVIRDNLLFKMTDDDWQTVMDVHLKGSFNTARAVQKYMVEKKYGRIINISSTSALGNRGQANYAAAKAGLQGFTKTLAIELGRYGITANSVAPGFIETDMTKATAERIGISFEQLIQASISNIPVGRSGKPEDIANAVAFFADEKSSFVNGQVIYVAGGPKC; from the coding sequence ATGGCAGGAAGATTTGCAGGAAAAGTAGCTTTTGTAACAGGTGGCAGCAGGGGAATCGGCAAAGGGATTGTTGAGCTTTTTGCAGAAGAAGGCGCAAAAGTGGCGATTATCGATTTAAATGAAGAAGCGTTAAGTGCAACGGCAAATGAATTAAGAGAAAAAGGTCATGAAGTATATGCCAAGGTTGCCAATGTGGTGGATGCTGAGCAAGTAGAAAGTGTCATGAAAGAGGTTTATGATTCTTTTGGATCCATTGACGTTCTGGTTAACAATGCCGGAGTCATACGCGATAATCTTTTATTCAAAATGACGGATGATGACTGGCAGACTGTGATGGATGTGCATTTAAAAGGATCATTCAATACTGCTCGTGCTGTACAAAAATATATGGTAGAGAAAAAGTATGGCCGGATTATTAATATTTCATCCACTTCTGCTCTTGGGAATCGCGGGCAGGCGAACTACGCTGCCGCCAAAGCAGGCCTGCAGGGTTTTACCAAAACATTGGCCATTGAGCTTGGCAGATATGGAATAACAGCAAATTCCGTCGCTCCCGGATTTATTGAAACCGATATGACGAAAGCAACTGCTGAACGAATTGGCATTTCTTTCGAACAGCTTATTCAAGCCAGCATTTCAAATATCCCTGTCGGCCGAAGTGGTAAACCAGAAGATATTGCAAATGCTGTTGCATTTTTTGCTGATGAAAAATCATCCTTTGTAAATGGTCAGGTTATTTATGTCGCTGGTGGTCCTAAATGTTAA